A single Oncorhynchus mykiss isolate Arlee chromosome 22, USDA_OmykA_1.1, whole genome shotgun sequence DNA region contains:
- the rev1 gene encoding DNA repair protein REV1 isoform X1 gives MSRDGRRKRDRDDNGWASMGGYMAAKVSKLDEQFKMDAPREKQKDGACSSIFAGVAIYVNGYTDPSADELRRLMMLHGGLFHMYYSRSKTTHIITTNLPNSKIQELRDQKVVRPEWITDSIKAGHLLSYLQYQLYAKQKGLTFPSVCVRQGQEAAGLIHGQTQPSHSLPVPSLNNLIPVLNNPSPSLGKPLSSHHTPISSHSILHIDNLLPQPNQCNPLSGDLNPQPSHSLPLASHLNPQSRHFSPGHCFLSPYSSNHLYSDPGHIPHHPPSQGQAKPGCIQPLAPADTHLQTPGPIPAHPSHEHSKPGHAQPQSSLSFSNHLQHSYRDLDFRLNGSLLTYDKMRTAQINWVQEGGGEDPCSVRPTRGATDPPLTNGHAHPVNGALKPLDLSPNPTLPTDTPLNPDRKSTGGSVSLHPASPLSNSPLKSDPPKLLHSPPRNPTPPPVSHHRHHEQLANEQQPKPPPPTYQEATAALASRPLVLSPPKPRQSDSPPEKPLPLDNPNRSTSPVRLNGSHHNAFTPNPAPLETNNLSAIPSNPATPDSDHQSVLAKTGGIISEFYSHSRLHHISTWRSEFSEYVNTLQSRRRATGGATFPGRDRLKRQRREGSSAAPGPQSCILHVDMDCFFVSVGIRHRPDLKGKPVAVTSNRGPGRVAQRPGVDRQLELQYYQRKYSHAGVSERKDGDLEEMTSAESHVSHSHPDTTCLSMAEIASCSYEARQAGVRNGMFFGQAKQLCPSLQSVPYDFQAYKEVALAMYETLASYTHNIEALSCDEALVDCSALLAELGATPEELASAIRTDVRERTGCTASVGMGSNILLARMATRKAKPDGQYLLRSEEVDDFIRDHRVTSLPGVGRSMGAKLASLGVRSCGDLQQVSLQQLQKEFGPRTGQTLFRFCRGLDDRPVRSEKERKSVSAEMNYNVRFTQVDEAESFLTNLSMEVQKRLQGAGLRGRRLTLKVMVRKVGAPVEPSKYGGHGICDNLARSVTLAQSTDSGQLIGSEVIKLFHSMRLEVQDLRGVGLQVQLLDGAHSAPYDPSGPKTRSIRDMLLAQRPPTQHNHTDLLADAPVADSTTNQGKSSSARVPPPFSTLRPPSPADPIPGTSKEEPLPSTRTPNHVRTRLNLSIEVPSPSQVDRSVLDALPAELREQVERSWTHREKERSHNGSHHRPSTPHPSSLLSSPSSPPTPAALPVGTLVLQIPNQPGQPGSTGIILELPDFSQVDPEVFAALPRELQEELRSAYSRRETAQAQGIIMAEQRNPLLQLKQVGVGRVKRRYKKKNTNSSPIKKGLSPLKRPHPPGNSPAKALQHPLRPRDLSNGLKLENGPSTSSLKQDVPETLSKFTPRPEPTLAGACDFTDIRTLLREWVTTISEPMEEDILQVVKYCTDLIEDKDLEKLDLVIKYMKRLMQQSVESVWSMAFDFILDNVQVVVQQTYGSTLKIT, from the exons ACCCCAGTGCGGACGAGCTGCGCAGGCTGATGATGCTGCATGGGGGTCTGTTTCACATGTACTACTCCCGCTCCAAGACAACCCACATAATCACCACCAATCTGCCCAACAGCAAGATACAGGAGCTGAGGGACCAGAAGGTGGTCCGGCCGGAGTGGATCACTGACAG TATCAAGGCTGGCCATCTCCTGTCCTACCTGCAGTACCAGCTCTATGCCAAGCAGAAAGGCCTGACCttccccagtgtgtgtgttcgCCAGGGCCAGGAGGCTGCAGGACTCATCCACGGGCAAACCCAACCCAGCCACAGCCTCCCTGTACCCAGCCTCAATAACCTCATACCTGTCCTCAACAACCCATCCCCCAGCCTTGGGAAGCCCCTATCCAGCCACCACACTCCTATATCCAGCCACAGCATTCTACACATAGACAATCTCCTCCCCCAGCCCAACCAGTGTAACCCGCTATCTGGTGACCTCAACCCCCAGCCCAGCCACTCGCTCCCCCTCGCCAGTCACCTCAACCCTCAGTCCAGACACTTTAGCCCAGGACACTGCTTTCTCAGCCCCTACTCCTCCAATCACCTCTACTCTGACCCAGGACACATCCCCCACCACCCACCCAGCCAAGGGCAGGCCAAGCCAGGCTGCATCCAGCCTCTTGCTCCAGCCGACACCCACTTACAGACCCCCGGTCCCATCCCAGCTCACCCCAGCCATGAGCACTCTAAACCTGGGCACGCACaacctcagtccagcctctcctTCTCCAACCACCTCCAGCACAGCTACCGGGATCTGGACTTCAGACT aaATGGATCATTACTGACCTATGACAAAATGAGGACCGCCCAAATAAACTGGGTGCAAGAGGGGGGCGGAGAGGACCCCTGTTCTGTCAGACCCACCAGAGGGGCAACGGACCCCCCTCTGACCAATGGTCACGCCCACCCTGTGAATGGTGCCTTAAAGCCTCTGGATCTCTCCCCCAACCCCACACTACCCACAGACACACCCCTGAACCCTGACAGGAAGTCCACGGGGGGGTCTGTGTCCCTGCATCCTGCCAGCCCCCTATCCAACTCCCCTTTGAAATCTGACCCCCCCAAACTTCTCCACAGCCCCCCCAGGAACCCAACTCCTCCCCCTGTGTCTCACCACAGACACCACGAACAACTGGCCAATGAACAGCAACCCAAACCTCCGCCACCCACCTATCAGGAGGCGACGGCTGCCTTGGCGTCCCGCCCCCTCGTTCTCTCACCGCCGAAGCCCCGTCAATCAGATTCCCCTCCTGAGAAACCCCTCCCCCTTGATAACCCAAACCGCTCCACTTCCCCTGTCCGTCTGAATGGCAGTCACCACAATGCCTTTACACCTAACCCCGCCCCTCTTGAAACCAACAACTTATCAGCTATTCCCTCAAATCCCGCCACTCCAGACAGCGACCACCAATCAGTACTGGCGAAGACCGGGGGGATCATCTCAGAGTTCTACTCCCACTCTCGTCTACATCACATCTCCACGTGGAGGAGTGAGTTCTCTGAGTATGTCAACACGCTGCAGAGCAGGAGGAGGGCCACGGGGGGCGCCACATTCCCCGGTAGAGACAGGCTCAAACGCCagaggagagagg GCTCGTCAGCTGCTCCTGGCCCTCAGTCCTGTATCCTGCATGTGGACATGGACTGTTTCTTTGTCTCCGTGGGGATCAGACACAGGCCCGACCTTAAAG ggAAGCCAGTAGCTGTGACCAGTAACCGTGGTCCAGGCAGAGTGGCCCAGAGGCCTGGCGTTGACCGCCAGCTGGAACTGCAGTACTACCAGAGGAAATACTCCCATGCAGGCGTCTCGGAGAGGAAGGATGGGGACCTGGAGGAAATGACCTCGGCCGAGAGTCACGTCTCCCACTCCCACCCGGACACAACTTGCCTCTCTATGGCTGAGATTGCCTCCTGTAGCTACGAGGCCAG GCAGGCAGGAGTGAGGAATGGGATGTTTTTTGGCCAGGCCAAACAGCTGTGTCCTTCCCTGCAGTCTGTCCCTTATGACTTCCAGGCTTACAAGGAGGTGGCACTGGCTATGTACGAGACCCTCGCCAG TTATACTCACAACATTGAGGCTCTGAGTTGTGATGAGGCGTTGGTGGATTGCTCTGCCCTGCTGGCTGAGTTGGGTGCTACACCTGAAGAGCTGGCCAGCGCCATCCGGACAGATGTCAGGGAGAGGACTGGGTGCACTGCCTCGGTGGGCATGG GGTCCAACATCCTGCTGGCGAGGATGGCGACCCGGAAGGCCAAGCCAGACGGACAGTACCTCCTGAGGTCAGAGGAAGTGGACGACTTCATCAGGGACCACAGGGTCACTAGCCTGCCAG GTGTGGGCCGTTCTATGGGCGCAAAGCTGGCGTCTCTGGGTGTGAGGTCGTGTGGGGACCTGCAGCAGGTGTCTCTACAGCAACTGCAGAAGGAGTTTGGCCCTCGCACCGGGCAGACCCTCTTCAGGTTCTGCCGAGGTCTCGACGACCGGCCCGTACGCAGCGAGAAGGAAAGGAAGTCTGTCTCGGCCGAGATGAACTACAACGTCCGCTTCACACAG GTGGACGAGGCGGAGTCGTTCCTGACCAACCTGTCCATGGAGGTACAGAAGCGTCTTCAGGGGGCGGGGCTCAGGGGTCGCAGACTGACCCTAAAGGTCATGGTGCGTAAGGTGGGGGCCCCGGTGGAGCCATCCAAATATGGTGGTCACGGCATCTGTGACAATCTGGCCAG GTCAGTGACCCTGGCCCAGTCGACAGACAGTGGTCAGTTGATAGGCAGTGAGGTCATCAAGCTGTTCCACTCAATGAGGCTGGAGGTGCAGGACCTGAGGGGGGTGGGCCTTCAGGTGCAGCTCCTTGATGGGGCTCACTCAGCCCCCTATGACCCCTCCGGCCCTAAAACACGCTCCATCAGAGACATGCTTCTGGCCCAGCGGCCCCCCACCCAACACAaccacacag atTTGCTAGCTGATGCTCCTGTTGCTGACTCAACCACCAATCAGGGGAAGAGTTCCTCTGCCAGAGTCCCACCCCCCTTCTCCACTCTCCGCCCTCCTTCGCCTGCTGATCCAATCCCAGGGACAAGTAAAGAAGAGCCTCTGCCCTCTACGCGCACACCTAACCATGTTCGGACACGCCTCAACCTCAGCATCGAGGTCCCCTCTCCTTCACAG gtgGACAGGTCAGTGTTGGATGCCTTGCCTGCAGAATTGAGAGAACAGGTGGAGCGCTCCTggacccacagagagaaagagagatcccACAATGGGTCACACCACCGCCCCTCTACCCCTCACCCCTCATCCCTtctttcttccccctcctctcctcctacccccGCTGCCCTTCCTGTAGGAACACTGGTGCTTCAGATCCCCAACCAGCCTGGACAGCCTGGCTCCACGGGCATCATACTGGAACTGCCTGACTTttcccag GTTGACCCGGAGGTGTTTGCAGCGCTCCCCAGAGAGCTCCAGGAGGAACTGCGTTCAGCGTACAGCCGCAGAGAGACCGCCCAGGCCCAAGGCATCATCATGG CAGAGCAGAGGAACCCCCTGTTGCAGCTGAAGCAGGTTGGAGTGGGTCGGGTGAAGAGGCGCTACAAGAAGAAGAACACCAACTCCAGTCCCATTAAGAAAGGCCTCTCCCCTCTAAAGAGGCCCCACCCACCAGGAAACAGCCCTGCCAAAGCCCTACAGCACCCGCTCAGACCGAGGGACCTATCCAACGGCCTCAAG CTGGAGAATGGACCTTCCACATCCTCCCTAAAGCAGGATGTCCCAGAGACTCTGTCTAAGTTCACCCCTCGCCCTGAACCCACCCTGGCTGGAGCCTGTGATTTCACGGACATCCGAACACTACTCAGAGAATGGGTCACTACCATATCAG AACCCATGGAGGAGGACATTCTGCAGGTGGTCAAGTACTGCACTGATCTGATCGAGGACAAAGACCTGGAGAAACTTGACCTGGTCATCAAGTACATGAAGAG GTTGATGCAGCAGTCTGTGGAGTCTGTGTGGAGCATGGCCTTTGACTTCATCCTGGACAACGTGCAGGTGGTGGTACAGCAGACCTACGGCAGCACTCTGAAGATCACATAG
- the rev1 gene encoding DNA repair protein REV1 isoform X2, translating to MSRDGRRKRDRDDNGWASMGGYMAAKVSKLDEQFKMDAPREKQKDGACSSIFAGVAIYVNGYTDPSADELRRLMMLHGGLFHMYYSRSKTTHIITTNLPNSKIQELRDQKVVRPEWITDSIKAGHLLSYLQYQLYAKQKGLTFPSVCVRQGQEAAGLIHGQTQPSHSLPVPSLNNLIPVLNNPSPSLGKPLSSHHTPISSHSILHIDNLLPQPNQCNPLSGDLNPQPSHSLPLASHLNPQSRHFSPGHCFLSPYSSNHLYSDPGHIPHHPPSQGQAKPGCIQPLAPADTHLQTPGPIPAHPSHEHSKPGHAQPQSSLSFSNHLQHSYRDLDFRLNGSLLTYDKMRTAQINWVQEGGGEDPCSVRPTRGATDPPLTNGHAHPVNGALKPLDLSPNPTLPTDTPLNPDRKSTGGSVSLHPASPLSNSPLKSDPPKLLHSPPRNPTPPPVSHHRHHEQLANEQQPKPPPPTYQEATAALASRPLVLSPPKPRQSDSPPEKPLPLDNPNRSTSPVRLNGSHHNAFTPNPAPLETNNLSAIPSNPATPDSDHQSVLAKTGGIISEFYSHSRLHHISTWRSEFSEYVNTLQSRRRATGGATFPGRDRLKRQRREGSSAAPGPQSCILHVDMDCFFVSVGIRHRPDLKGKPVAVTSNRGPGRVAQRPGVDRQLELQYYQRKYSHAGVSERKDGDLEEMTSAESHVSHSHPDTTCLSMAEIASCSYEARQAGVRNGMFFGQAKQLCPSLQSVPYDFQAYKEVALAMYETLASYTHNIEALSCDEALVDCSALLAELGATPEELASAIRTDVRERTGCTASVGMGSNILLARMATRKAKPDGQYLLRSEEVDDFIRDHRVTSLPGVGRSMGAKLASLGVRSCGDLQQVSLQQLQKEFGPRTGQTLFRFCRGLDDRPVRSEKERKSVSAEMNYNVRFTQVDEAESFLTNLSMEVQKRLQGAGLRGRRLTLKVMVRKVGAPVEPSKYGGHGICDNLARSVTLAQSTDSGQLIGSEVIKLFHSMRLEVQDLRGVGLQVQLLDGAHSAPYDPSGPKTRSIRDMLLAQRPPTQHNHTDLLADAPVADSTTNQGKSSSARVPPPFSTLRPPSPADPIPGTSKEEPLPSTRTPNHVRTRLNLSIEVPSPSQVDRSVLDALPAELREQVERSWTHREKERSHNGSHHRPSTPHPSSLLSSPSSPPTPAALPVGTLVLQIPNQPGQPGSTGIILELPDFSQVDPEVFAALPRELQEELRSAYSRRETAQAQGIIMEQRNPLLQLKQVGVGRVKRRYKKKNTNSSPIKKGLSPLKRPHPPGNSPAKALQHPLRPRDLSNGLKLENGPSTSSLKQDVPETLSKFTPRPEPTLAGACDFTDIRTLLREWVTTISEPMEEDILQVVKYCTDLIEDKDLEKLDLVIKYMKRLMQQSVESVWSMAFDFILDNVQVVVQQTYGSTLKIT from the exons ACCCCAGTGCGGACGAGCTGCGCAGGCTGATGATGCTGCATGGGGGTCTGTTTCACATGTACTACTCCCGCTCCAAGACAACCCACATAATCACCACCAATCTGCCCAACAGCAAGATACAGGAGCTGAGGGACCAGAAGGTGGTCCGGCCGGAGTGGATCACTGACAG TATCAAGGCTGGCCATCTCCTGTCCTACCTGCAGTACCAGCTCTATGCCAAGCAGAAAGGCCTGACCttccccagtgtgtgtgttcgCCAGGGCCAGGAGGCTGCAGGACTCATCCACGGGCAAACCCAACCCAGCCACAGCCTCCCTGTACCCAGCCTCAATAACCTCATACCTGTCCTCAACAACCCATCCCCCAGCCTTGGGAAGCCCCTATCCAGCCACCACACTCCTATATCCAGCCACAGCATTCTACACATAGACAATCTCCTCCCCCAGCCCAACCAGTGTAACCCGCTATCTGGTGACCTCAACCCCCAGCCCAGCCACTCGCTCCCCCTCGCCAGTCACCTCAACCCTCAGTCCAGACACTTTAGCCCAGGACACTGCTTTCTCAGCCCCTACTCCTCCAATCACCTCTACTCTGACCCAGGACACATCCCCCACCACCCACCCAGCCAAGGGCAGGCCAAGCCAGGCTGCATCCAGCCTCTTGCTCCAGCCGACACCCACTTACAGACCCCCGGTCCCATCCCAGCTCACCCCAGCCATGAGCACTCTAAACCTGGGCACGCACaacctcagtccagcctctcctTCTCCAACCACCTCCAGCACAGCTACCGGGATCTGGACTTCAGACT aaATGGATCATTACTGACCTATGACAAAATGAGGACCGCCCAAATAAACTGGGTGCAAGAGGGGGGCGGAGAGGACCCCTGTTCTGTCAGACCCACCAGAGGGGCAACGGACCCCCCTCTGACCAATGGTCACGCCCACCCTGTGAATGGTGCCTTAAAGCCTCTGGATCTCTCCCCCAACCCCACACTACCCACAGACACACCCCTGAACCCTGACAGGAAGTCCACGGGGGGGTCTGTGTCCCTGCATCCTGCCAGCCCCCTATCCAACTCCCCTTTGAAATCTGACCCCCCCAAACTTCTCCACAGCCCCCCCAGGAACCCAACTCCTCCCCCTGTGTCTCACCACAGACACCACGAACAACTGGCCAATGAACAGCAACCCAAACCTCCGCCACCCACCTATCAGGAGGCGACGGCTGCCTTGGCGTCCCGCCCCCTCGTTCTCTCACCGCCGAAGCCCCGTCAATCAGATTCCCCTCCTGAGAAACCCCTCCCCCTTGATAACCCAAACCGCTCCACTTCCCCTGTCCGTCTGAATGGCAGTCACCACAATGCCTTTACACCTAACCCCGCCCCTCTTGAAACCAACAACTTATCAGCTATTCCCTCAAATCCCGCCACTCCAGACAGCGACCACCAATCAGTACTGGCGAAGACCGGGGGGATCATCTCAGAGTTCTACTCCCACTCTCGTCTACATCACATCTCCACGTGGAGGAGTGAGTTCTCTGAGTATGTCAACACGCTGCAGAGCAGGAGGAGGGCCACGGGGGGCGCCACATTCCCCGGTAGAGACAGGCTCAAACGCCagaggagagagg GCTCGTCAGCTGCTCCTGGCCCTCAGTCCTGTATCCTGCATGTGGACATGGACTGTTTCTTTGTCTCCGTGGGGATCAGACACAGGCCCGACCTTAAAG ggAAGCCAGTAGCTGTGACCAGTAACCGTGGTCCAGGCAGAGTGGCCCAGAGGCCTGGCGTTGACCGCCAGCTGGAACTGCAGTACTACCAGAGGAAATACTCCCATGCAGGCGTCTCGGAGAGGAAGGATGGGGACCTGGAGGAAATGACCTCGGCCGAGAGTCACGTCTCCCACTCCCACCCGGACACAACTTGCCTCTCTATGGCTGAGATTGCCTCCTGTAGCTACGAGGCCAG GCAGGCAGGAGTGAGGAATGGGATGTTTTTTGGCCAGGCCAAACAGCTGTGTCCTTCCCTGCAGTCTGTCCCTTATGACTTCCAGGCTTACAAGGAGGTGGCACTGGCTATGTACGAGACCCTCGCCAG TTATACTCACAACATTGAGGCTCTGAGTTGTGATGAGGCGTTGGTGGATTGCTCTGCCCTGCTGGCTGAGTTGGGTGCTACACCTGAAGAGCTGGCCAGCGCCATCCGGACAGATGTCAGGGAGAGGACTGGGTGCACTGCCTCGGTGGGCATGG GGTCCAACATCCTGCTGGCGAGGATGGCGACCCGGAAGGCCAAGCCAGACGGACAGTACCTCCTGAGGTCAGAGGAAGTGGACGACTTCATCAGGGACCACAGGGTCACTAGCCTGCCAG GTGTGGGCCGTTCTATGGGCGCAAAGCTGGCGTCTCTGGGTGTGAGGTCGTGTGGGGACCTGCAGCAGGTGTCTCTACAGCAACTGCAGAAGGAGTTTGGCCCTCGCACCGGGCAGACCCTCTTCAGGTTCTGCCGAGGTCTCGACGACCGGCCCGTACGCAGCGAGAAGGAAAGGAAGTCTGTCTCGGCCGAGATGAACTACAACGTCCGCTTCACACAG GTGGACGAGGCGGAGTCGTTCCTGACCAACCTGTCCATGGAGGTACAGAAGCGTCTTCAGGGGGCGGGGCTCAGGGGTCGCAGACTGACCCTAAAGGTCATGGTGCGTAAGGTGGGGGCCCCGGTGGAGCCATCCAAATATGGTGGTCACGGCATCTGTGACAATCTGGCCAG GTCAGTGACCCTGGCCCAGTCGACAGACAGTGGTCAGTTGATAGGCAGTGAGGTCATCAAGCTGTTCCACTCAATGAGGCTGGAGGTGCAGGACCTGAGGGGGGTGGGCCTTCAGGTGCAGCTCCTTGATGGGGCTCACTCAGCCCCCTATGACCCCTCCGGCCCTAAAACACGCTCCATCAGAGACATGCTTCTGGCCCAGCGGCCCCCCACCCAACACAaccacacag atTTGCTAGCTGATGCTCCTGTTGCTGACTCAACCACCAATCAGGGGAAGAGTTCCTCTGCCAGAGTCCCACCCCCCTTCTCCACTCTCCGCCCTCCTTCGCCTGCTGATCCAATCCCAGGGACAAGTAAAGAAGAGCCTCTGCCCTCTACGCGCACACCTAACCATGTTCGGACACGCCTCAACCTCAGCATCGAGGTCCCCTCTCCTTCACAG gtgGACAGGTCAGTGTTGGATGCCTTGCCTGCAGAATTGAGAGAACAGGTGGAGCGCTCCTggacccacagagagaaagagagatcccACAATGGGTCACACCACCGCCCCTCTACCCCTCACCCCTCATCCCTtctttcttccccctcctctcctcctacccccGCTGCCCTTCCTGTAGGAACACTGGTGCTTCAGATCCCCAACCAGCCTGGACAGCCTGGCTCCACGGGCATCATACTGGAACTGCCTGACTTttcccag GTTGACCCGGAGGTGTTTGCAGCGCTCCCCAGAGAGCTCCAGGAGGAACTGCGTTCAGCGTACAGCCGCAGAGAGACCGCCCAGGCCCAAGGCATCATCATGG AGCAGAGGAACCCCCTGTTGCAGCTGAAGCAGGTTGGAGTGGGTCGGGTGAAGAGGCGCTACAAGAAGAAGAACACCAACTCCAGTCCCATTAAGAAAGGCCTCTCCCCTCTAAAGAGGCCCCACCCACCAGGAAACAGCCCTGCCAAAGCCCTACAGCACCCGCTCAGACCGAGGGACCTATCCAACGGCCTCAAG CTGGAGAATGGACCTTCCACATCCTCCCTAAAGCAGGATGTCCCAGAGACTCTGTCTAAGTTCACCCCTCGCCCTGAACCCACCCTGGCTGGAGCCTGTGATTTCACGGACATCCGAACACTACTCAGAGAATGGGTCACTACCATATCAG AACCCATGGAGGAGGACATTCTGCAGGTGGTCAAGTACTGCACTGATCTGATCGAGGACAAAGACCTGGAGAAACTTGACCTGGTCATCAAGTACATGAAGAG GTTGATGCAGCAGTCTGTGGAGTCTGTGTGGAGCATGGCCTTTGACTTCATCCTGGACAACGTGCAGGTGGTGGTACAGCAGACCTACGGCAGCACTCTGAAGATCACATAG